A region of the Kaistia geumhonensis genome:
CGAGGTCGAGGTGCTGCGGGTCGCGGCCGAAGGCTGGCAGAGCTTCGGCATGAGCCGCGTCACGCTCGGGCCGGCGGCGGCGGTCCGCCTCGTCGGCACGACGATCGACGTCATCCTCAACACCAACCGGACGCAGACCTTCGAACCCGACATCTTCACCAATCTCGGCATCGACCCGATGGCGAAGACGATGCTCCTGGTGAAGTCGACCAACCACTTCTATGCCGGCTTCGCGCCGATCGCGTCGGAGATCGTCTATATCGACGCCGGCGCGCCCTATCCCTCCAATCCGCGCCTCACGGACTATCGCAAGCTCGACCGGCCGATCTGGCCGCGCGTCGAGGATCCGCACGACCTCGGCACCGTCTGACCCTCAGCCTGCCCGCACCGAAGCGAGCACCTCAGGCGTGAAGGCGAAGTCGCGATCGAACGGGAACATCGGTCGTGTGCGGCGCAGATTGCCGATGCGCGGGATGTCCTGGTCGACCACGCCTTCCGAAAGCGCCATCAGGTTCGGATTGGCGATCGGGGCGAGGTCTGGCGAGAGATAACCGGACTTCACCACCACGAGATCGAAATCCTCGGGGCGGAAGCCGAAGCGCGTGAAATCGCCGATATCGTGGAACGGCCGGCGTCGGGCGGTCAGGATGATCGTCGCCTGGCCGCTGCGCACAACGGCTTCGCGCAGGTCCGCCTTCCCTGTTTCGAGAAGGGCGAGCACCTCGACCTCTGTCTCGACCGAGACGCCGGACGGGTCGAGCGTGGCGCCGATGGAGAGCCACAGACGCTGGCCGATGCCGGCGCGATAGGCGGCTTCGGTCGCCGGCCGGTCCGCGATTCCCGCGAAGAGCGCGCTGCCGCGTCCGCGGTCGAGGAAGACCGCCAGCACGTCGCCGCGGTCGCCGACGCCGCCGCCCGTCGGATTGTCGCCGGAATCGGCGAGGATCACCGGCCGCGTCGGCGAAGCGGCGGCGAGCGCGATGCACTCCTCGACCGATGTCGTGACGGGGCCGAAGCGGAAGTCCTCGCGGGCATCCCAGTAGGCGGCGGCGAGCCTGCGCGTCTCGGCCTCCATGGCGGCGCGGTCGGTACCCGTCAGGATGATCGAGGCGGTGGCGCGCGGCTCGTCGGCCCAGACATAGCCGACCATGATCGAGGCATCGAGAATGCCGGGTATAGCGTCGACCGCGGGCAGCCGCGCATAGAGCGACTTCGCCGGTTCGTCGACCGTGCTCGTGCGCTCGCCGGGCAGCAGCACCGGAACCCTGGCCCAGACCACGAACGGGTCGATCTCGCCCGCGAGGCGACGATGGAGCATCGCCAGCGCCCGCCGCTTGGTCTCGGTCACGTCGATATGTGGCGCGGTCCGGTAGGCCGAGAACATGTCGATCGCGTCGATGACGCGCTGGCTGACATTGCCGTGCAGGTCATAGCTGACGGAGATCGGGCAATCGGGACCGACGACGGCGCGGGCCGCGGCACACCAGTCGCCCTCGCAATCGTCGATCCCCTCGACCTTCATCGCGCCATGCATGGCGAGATAGAGCCCGTCGATCGGCAGCGCCTGGCGCAGCCGCTCCAGGAATTCTGCGCGGAACGCCTCATAGGTCGCGCGCTCGACCGGGCCGCCGGGGATGGTGCGGGCATGGAAGGTGGGCGCGATCTCCCAGTCCCATTCGCCGAGGCAGGCGAAATCGGGCGAGGCGGTGAGTGCCGCGCCGGTCAGGATGGTGAAGTCCGTCGCCCGGGCCAGCAGCGGATTGTAGGTCGAGCATTCGGTATGGATGCCCCCGACGGCGATCCTCATGCGTTCTCTCCGGTGAGGTCCTGCCAGCCATAGAGGATCGGCATCATGCCGGCGATGGCGCGGAAGCGCTCCCACGACTTGTCGGAGGCGGGCGTCCAGGCCGTCTCCGCGATGGCCGAGAGGCGGGGGAAGACGAGGCGGTCGAAGATGGCGCGGTCGGACATCGGCTCGGACCAGATGCAGGCCTGGATGCCGAGAAAATGCTCCCGCTCCGCCTCGCTCCAGCCCCCGGTCGGATCGAAGCGATAGGTCTTTTCCGGGCTGGAGATGCCGGCCCAGCTGGCACCGGGCTCGGCCCAGTCGATCGCCTGCGACATGTCGAGATAATAGGCCTGGCCCGGCGAGACGACGATGTCGTAGCCCTCGCGCGCCAGCGACGCCGAGACCTCGTGATTGCGCCAGCCGACGAGATAGACCTTCGCCTTGTCGATGACATTGCCATGCGCGGCCTCTTCCCAGCCGCCGGTCACGCAGCCGCGCGAGGCGAGGAACGCCTGCACGCGGGCGAGGAACTCGGCCTGCAGGATCGCCGCGCCCGAGCCTTCGATGTGATCGGCGCCGTCATGGTTCGTCGTGACATTGTTGCGGCGCGCATGCGACTCGGCCGCCGCCTTGCCGGCCAGCGTCTCCAGCCGCGCCAGCGCCTGCGGCGAGCCGGACCAGGCGCCGAGCGGCACCTCGTCGGCGCCGATATGGATGATGCGGTCCGGGAAGAGCGGGATCAGCTCGTCGAAGATCGTCTCGAGGGCGCGGTAGGTTTCCTCGCGCGCCGGGTTGAGGCAGTTGTTTGGGAAGCCCTGCACCGACTGGTATTCGCCGCTCTCGCCGGGATCGCGCAATTCGGGCAGCGCCTGCAGCAGCGCGTAGCAATGGCCGGGGATGTCGATCTCCGGCACGACGACGATACCGAGGCTCTTCGCATAGGCGACGATCTCGCGGATCGCGTCCTTCGTGTAGTAGCCGCCGGTCGGCTGCGGTCCGCTGCCGAGCAGCGGCGGCAGCTTGAGGCCGTGGCCGCGCCAGGCGGCGATCTCCGTCAGCGCCGGATAGGCCTCGATCTCGACGCGCCAGGCCTCGTCGTCCGAGAGATGCCAGTGGAAGCGGTTCATCTTGTTCCAGGCGAGGATGCGCAGCAGCGCCTTGATCTCGCCTGTCGAATAGAACTGCCGCGACACGTCGAGATGGGTGCCGCGCCAGCCGAGCTGCGGCGCATCGGCGATGTGGCCGGAGGCGGGGAAGAGGAACGCCGAAGGGTGGCGGAGCGCGCCGCGCAGGATCTGGCCGAGCGTGACGAGGCCATACAGGAAACCCGTCTCGGTCGAGGCCGCGACGGCGATCGCGTCGGCGGCGAAGTCGATGCGATAGGCCTCGGCGGCGAAGCCCTCGCGCTTCTCCAGCGTGACCGTGCGCCCGCCCTCGGCGGCGCTCCGCACCAGCGCGTCGCCGGGGAACAGCGCATCGGCGAGGCCCGCGAAGGTCGCGGCCGCGGCTGCCGCTTCCGCGGTCGTGCCGGCAGGCGCGAGCCCGGCCGGCGTCGGCGCCCGGCCGGCGACGGCGACCTCGGCCGGCCAGGGAATGACCGAGACGGAGACCGGTGCGGTGGCCGGAACGGGATAGAGCACCGCGCCACGCTTCAGCGGCGCGTTGTCGCCGCGCGCGACCGTCGCCGCGATGGCGACCGGAACGGCGCTGTCGTCCGCGAGGATCACATAGGCGGACGTGGCGCCGTCGCTCCAGTGGCGCAGCGGGTAGGAGAGGCCGCGCACCGTCAGCGTCCAGCTCGCGCCCGCCTCCAGCACGAAGCCCTCCGGCGGCGCGAATTCGGCATGGTTGGACAGCCGCGCCACGAGCGTGCCGCCTTCGACGACCGCCTTCGGATCGATGCGCGCCGGCCCGTTGACCGCGAGGCGGAAGCCGGAAAGCGGCGTGTCGGAGCGGTTGCTCAGCGTCAGCCTGTAGGAAAGCGGACGCCCTTCGGCGGGCGGCGTCCATTCGGTTTCGAGGCGGAGGGCGCGCGGCGCGATGGTCATGGCAGGGCCTGTCGGTGGTTCGTCGGAGGGGAGGGATCAGTCGCCGAGCGGCTGCGTGTCGTCGCCGTCGCGGTTGACCATGAGCTGGTGCTTGATGCGGCGCATGCTCTCGACGGAGCGCGGCTGCATGCGGGTCGCGACGGTCTGCGCGACCGCGTCGATCATGGCGAGGAAGGCGTAGCGGGCCGAGGACGGCCGCAGGATGTCGTCCTGTTCGGGTACGTCGATGGCGAGCAGCACGTCGGCCTGTTCCGCGACCGGCGAGCCGGGGCGCGTCAGCACGATGCGCTCGAGATGATATTCGCCGGCGATGGCGAGCGTGTTGGCGAGCTGCAGGTTCCGCCCGCTGGTCGAGGAGGCGATGATGACGGTGCCCTTCGGCGCCCCGGCGGTGCGCATCATCTGCGCCTGGTGATCGATCGAGGCGGTGACGCGCAGGCCGAGCCGGAAGAGGCGGGTCTCGATCTCGTTGGCGATCATGGACGATGCGCCGCCGGAGCCGAAGGACAGGATGTAGGGCGCTCCGGCGATGCGTTCCGCCGCCGCCTCGATCGCCATCGGATCGATGGTCTCGAAGAAGGAATAGAGCGTCGCCTGCGCACAGTTGACGATGTGCCGCGCGATCTCGCCGGCCGTCTCGGGGCCGGAGGGCGGCAGAAGGTAGCGGCGGGCGATGAAGCGGCTCTGCGCGAGGCGGACCTTGAAATCGGCAAAGCTCTGGCAGCCGAGGCGCCGGCAGAAGCGCGTCACGGTCGGCGGCGAGGTGTCGGCCCGCGCCGCCAGTTCGACGATGGACGCGTTGACCGCCGCCTGCACGTCGGAGAGTACGAGATCGGCGAGCCGCCGCTCGGAGCGGCTGAGGCTCTCCATCTCCGTCTGCAACAGGCCGACGAGGTCCAGCATGGCGGCGGCCTTCCTGCCGATGGTCAGGCCGCGACGCCGATGGCGGCGCCCGAGGAATCGAAGAGATGGCAGGCGGAAGGATCGACGCTGACCGTGACCTCCTCGTCGTCCCTCACCGGCGGATCGCCCTCGAACAGCGCGACGAAGGTGTCGCCGGAGGGGAGGGGCGCATAGGCGACGGTGTGGATGCCGAGCCGCTCGATGATGCCGGGCTTCAGCGCGAGGCGGAACCCGGTGTCCTGATCGAGGCGGACATGCTCGGGCCGGATGCCGACCGAAAGCGTCTCGCCGACGAGGCCGGCGCTGCCCGGCCGCGGCAGCGTGATCGTGCCGAGCGGGCCGAGATCGACGGTGACGCCGCTGCCGCTCGCGGCCGTGCAGCGGCCCTCGAGGAAGTTCATCTTCGGATTGCCGATGAAGCCGGCGACGAAGCGGTTCTGCGGGCGGTGATAGAGATCGAGCGGCGTGCCGACCTGCTCGATGCGGCCGCCGTTCAGCACGACGATCTTGTCGGCCATGGTCAGGGCCTCGACCTGGTCGTGCGTCACATAGATCATCGTCGCGCCGAGGCGCTTGTGCAGGCGCGTCAGCTCGACCCGCATGTCGGAGCGCAGCGCCGCGTCGAGGTTCGAGAGCGGCTCGTCGAACAGGAAGATGCGTGGCTCGCGGACGATGGCGCGGCCGATGGCGACGCGCTGGCGCTGGCCGCCGGACAGCATGCCCGGCTTGTGCTGCAGGCGGCTTTCGAGCTGCAGGATGCGGGCCGCCTCGCCGACGCGGTGGCGGACCTCGTCTTCCGCCAGCCGCTCGACGCGCAGCGGGAAGGCGATGTTCTCGAACACGCTCATATGCGGATAGAGCGCATAGGACTGGAAGACCATGGCGATGCCGCGCTTGACGGGCGGCAGGTCGTTGACCGGCTTGCCGGCGATGACGATCTCGCCGCCGCTGACCTCTTCGAGGCCGGCGATCATGCGCAGGAGCGTGGACTTGCCGCAGCCCGACGGTCCCACGAAGACGACGAACTCGCCCTCGGTGACGTCGAGGTCGACGCCCTTGATGACGTCCGTGCCGCCGAAGGATTTCTTCAGGCGTGAAAGCGTGAGCGCGCTCAAGTCTTCGGTCTCCGCTGGAGAGAAGCCCTCACCCCGGCCTTTCCCGCGAGCGGGAGAGGCGGCAGGCGCCTTCCCCTCTCCCGTGGGAGAGGGGTCGGGACGAGGGCCCTGGCCTTACTTGTACTGGTCGATGGCGCCGGCCGCCTTGGTCAGCGCGGCGGCGGGCTCGGCATTGCCGGTCACGACCGACTGGACCATGTCGATCATGGCGTTCTGGAAGCCCTTGTAGTCGAGGAACAGCGGCTCCGGACCACCGAAGGCGATGCCGTCGAGGAACGGCTTCCAGCTCGGATCCTCCGCGACGAGGCCGTCGACGCCGGCCACGGGGCGCAGCGGCGTCAGGCCGTGCGTCTTCTCGTAGAGGAACTGGTTCTCGGGATTGGTCAGCAGCTTGGCGAGGTCGATCGCCTGCTCCTCGACGCCGGTGCCCTTGAACACGGCAAGGCTGTCGGTGATCAGCAGCGTGCCGGGACCCTTGGCCTTCGGGCCGACCGGAAGCGGCGCGACGCCCCACTGGATGTCCTTCGAGACCTGGTTGCGGACCCAGGGGCCGCCCTCGATCATCGCCACCTTGGCGTCCGAGAACAGCTTGATCATGTCGTCCTGGTCATAGGCCGAGGGACCGTCCTCGGAATAGGGCACCAGGCTCTTGATGAATTCGAGCGCCTCGAGATTCTGCGGGCTGTCGAGGGTGATCTTGCCCTCGGAATCGATCACGGTGCCGTCGTTCGTGTACACGTAGTGCAGGAACTGGTGCATCGTGTTGTCCATGGTCTTGGCCGGCAGGCCGTAACCGGGGACGCCCGTCTTCTCCTTGATGGTCTTGGCGTCGCTCAGCAGTTCCGCCCAGGTGGTCGGCGGCTTGTTCGGGTCGAGGCCGGCCTTCTCGAACAGCGCCTTGTTCCAGAACAGCGCCTTGGTAGAGAAGGCGACCGGGATGCCCCAGGCCTGGTCCTGGAAGGTGACCGTCTCGACAATATGCGGGTAGTAGCCGGCCTTTTCCTCGTCCGTCATCGGGATCGGGACGATGAGGTCGCTGTCGGCGAACTGCTTCAGCGTGCGCGAGCCGACATAGGCGAGCCCGACGGGCGTTCCGGCGGCGGCGAGGGTCGTGATCTTGTCCTGGCACTGCGCCCAGCCGACGATCTCGACATTGACCTTGAAGCCGGGATTGGCGGCTTCCCACTTCTTGATCAGATCCGGATAGGTCTCGGCGATCGCGTCGCCGCACTGGATCATGCTGACCGTCTTGTCCTCGGCGAAGGACGGAGCCGTCATCGTCGCCAGGACGACGGCGCTTCCCGCCAGAAGGGTCCCGTAATGTCTCATCGCTTTCCCTCGTTGTTTGGCCGGCCCTTCTCGTCGGGTCGGTGCTGCGCCTGAGCGCTATTGCTTGACGGCGCCGGCGGTGAGGCCGGCCACCAGGTAGCGCTGCAGGAAGATGAAGCCGATCATCACCGGAGCGATGCCGACGAAGCTGGCCGCCATCAGCTCGTTCCAGACCACGCGCTCCTTGCCGAAGAAGGCGAACAGGCCCACGGCGAGCGGCATGTATTCCGATTTCGAGTTGAAGGTCAGCGCGAAGATGAACTGTTGTGCATAGGCGCCGATGAAGGTGGCGAGCGCCACGACGAGGATGCCGGGCCCGGCGATCGGCAGGACGATGCGGCGCAGGATGTAGAGCCGGCTGGCGCCGTCGACCCAGGCCGCCTCGTCGAGCTCGCGCGGGATGCGCAGCATATAGGTCCGAAGCAGCCAGATCGCCGAGGGGATCAGGAAGGCGACGCCCGGCACGATCATCGCGAAATAGGTGTTGAGCAGGCCCATGGAGCGCATCAGCCGGTAGAGCGGGATGAGCAGCACGGCGCCGGAGAACATGTTGACCGCGAGGAAGGCGCCGAGCAGCGCGCCGGCGCCGCGGAACTGGAAGCGGGCGAAGGCATAGGCGGCCGGCACGACGAGGATCAGCACCGCGATCGTCGCCACGGTCGAGATCAGCAGCGAGTTGAAGATGTAGCGGCCGAGCAGCGGCACATGCTCCCACATCGTGAAATAGGCGTCGAACGAGCCGTCGTCGGGCCAGAAGCGATAGGGCGACGAGAAGAGATGCGTCAGGGGCTTCAGGGAGACAAGGAAGCCCTCGACGAAAGGCGCCAGCACGAAGGTCAGGAACAGCGCCAGGCCGCAATAGATCGCGACATATTCGTACCAGCGATAGCGGTCGATCATCGGGCGTCCGCTGCTCATTTGCCTTCTCCCGTTGAGATCTTGCTGACGACGCGGAAGTAGAAGAAGCAGAAGACCGACAGGAACAGGCAGATCATCACGGCGCGGGCGGCGCCCTCGCCATATTTGTACGAGCCGATCGCCGTCTTGTAGGTGTCGATGATCATCGTGGTGGTCTGGCCGTTCGGCCCGCCCTGGGTCAGGATCCAGATGATGTCGAAGGAATTGAAGGTCGCGATCAGCGACAGCATCGACATCGTGACCAGCGCCGGCACGATCAGCGGCAGCGTGATGCGGCGGAAGCGGTAGAAGCGGCCGGCGCCGTCCGTCCAGGCGGCCTCGTAAAGATCCTTCGGGATCGACTGGATGGCGGCCAGCAGGTAAAGCGTCACCAGCGGCACGCCGATCCACACATCGGTGATGATCGTCGCCCAGAAGGCGGTTCCGCCATAGGCCAGCCAGGCGAGCGGCCGGTCGAGCAGGCCGACATTCTGCAGGACGCCGGAGATCATCCCGAACTGGCCGTTATACATCCAGCCCCACATGAAGATGCCGATGGCCATCGGCACGATCCAGGGCGGCAGGGTCAGGACGCGGAAGAGGGCGCGGCCCGGCACCAGCGCGTTGAGCAGCACGGCGCCGCAGGTGCCGATGATCATCTTGATGGCGACGGAGAAGAACGTCCAGACGAAGGTCCGGACGATGATCGTCGCGAAATCGCCGCCGAAGATCTTCTGGTAGTTCGCCCAGCCGACCCATTTCACCGTCTTGCGCAGCGAGGCGTCGGTGAAGGAGAGCGTGAAGGTGTCGACCAGCGGATAGGCGACGATGATCAGGATGTAGAGGATGGCCGGAAGAAGAAGGGCGAGGGCGAAGAGCGTGGCACCGCGGGAGCCCGTCATCGCCGCGTCCTCAGTTGCCGCCGCCGGCGAGCGCCGCGTCGAAGCGCTTCCAGGTCTCGGTCATGTCGACGACCTGCCGCGTGCGCCGCGCCTCGTCCATGGCGAGCGCCAGCAGGCCGGCTTCCAGCGCATTGACGACCGAGACCGGCAGCGGCGCGCCGTTCAGCATGTGGGCGCCGATGTCGCGGGCCATCTGTTCGTCGGCACCGTAATGGACCGAGAGTTCCGAGCCGGTATAGGCGGTATCGATCACCTTCTGCGACGTCCGCGCGTCATGGACGCGGAAGAAGTTGCGCACGAAGTCGCCTTCCGCCATGCCCTTGGCGCCGATCACGCAGAAACGGCGGAATTCGTCGGGCACGTTCAGATTGGTGTGGAAGGTCATCGACGCGCCGTTCGCGTATTCCACGATCGCGGTCTGGAAATCGATGATGTCGGCATCGCTGTCGAACACCTTGTCGGTTCCCATCCAGCCGCTCGGCTTGCGATGATAGACCTCGGTGTCGTTGATGCCGAGTCCTTCCGGCGCATTCTTCGGAACGAAGCTGCGCTTGCCGCCGAAACTCGCGACGCGGGACGGGCGAACGCCCATGACGCCGTTGTAGAGGTCGAGGTCGTGGCAGCATTTCTCCAGCATGAACGAGCCGGAATACTTCTCGTAGCGCCGCCAGTCGCGCATGAAGAACGCGCCGTGATAGGGCGCGATATGCTCCGAAGCCTCGATCGAGACGATGTCGCCGAGAAGGCCTTCCGCCTGCGCCTTGCGCAGGTCCACATAGAGCGGTGCGTAGCGCAGCACGAGGCCGACCATGACATTGTCGGAACCGTGCTCGGCGATCAGCTTCGCCAGTTCCATCGTCTCCTCTGTCGAGGTCACCACCGGCTTCTCGGTGAAGACCTTCACGCCATGGTCGAGGCCGGTGCGGATATGGCCGAGATGGAGATGGTTCGGCGAGCCGACCATCAGGAGGTCGAGCTTTTCGCCCGCGAGCAGCGCCTCGAGCGTCTCGTAGTTCTTGCCGACCGGAACGTCGAACTGCTTCGTGTAGGAGAGCCCGGCCGGCTCCGGGTCCACATAGCCGACGACCTCGAAATCGGGCAGCGAGGCCGAGAAGATGCGCGCCAGATAGCCCAGCCGATAGCCGAGCCCGACAATGCCGACTTTCATTGAATTCCCTGCATATGACGTATGGTCCGAACGCATGCCGCGCCCGGCCATTTCTGTAAATTCTTTCCACGATCATGCCGCAACATGTCGGCCTGTCAAGCGGGCATTTGTTGCATCGCCCCGCATTTCCGCGGCTTTCTGACAAGGTCTGAAAGGACTTTTCAGAAAATGATCGCGCTGCTGAATTTCCGGGCAGTCCGACGCTTCGCCCGCCGACCGTCCGGGCCCCACCTGGGCGTCCGGCCGCCGGAGCTTTCCCGCTTGTGCCGAGGTCGCGAACGCGCGATGGAGAAGCGTCGATATCCCGCCCCGCCGATGACCTCCTCCGCATCCAAATCGTCGCTGATCGCCTTTCTCGTCGCCGGGGCCTTCTTCATGGAGAACCTCGACGGCACCGTCATCGCCACGGCCCTGCCGGCGATGGCGCAGTCCTTCGGCGTGCAGCCCGTCGATCTCAATATCGGCATGTCGGCCTATATGCTGGCCCTGGCGATCTTCATCCCCGCGAGTGGCTGGATGGCCGACCGCTTCGGCGCCAGGAGCGTGTTCGCCTCCGCTGTCGCCGTCTTCACCATCGCCTCGGTGCTCTGCGCCATCTCGACGGGGGTCGTCAGCTTCACGCTCTCGCGCATCCTGCAGGGCGTCGGCGGCGCCATGATGGTGCCGGTCGGTCGGCTCGTGGTGCTCAACAACACCTCCAAGGCCGACCTGATGCGCGCCATCGCGACGCTGACCTGGCCGGCCCTCTCGGCGCCGATCATCGGCCCGCCGCTCGGCGGCTTCATCACCACCTATGCCTCCTGGCACTGGATCTTCATCCTCAACGTGCCGATCGGCATCGTGGCGCTCGGCCTCTCGTTCTGGCTCATCCCCAATGACAGGTCGCAGACGCGGCCGCCGTTCGACTGGATCGGCTTCCTTCTGACCAGCCTCGCCTGTGCCGGGCTCATGTACGGGCTCGAGGTGATCGGCCATTCCGAGCAGGGCATGATGATCGGCGGCGTCTCGATCCTGGCAAGCCTCGTGTTCGGTGCCGCCGCGTGGCGCCATGCCGGACGCCATCCGCATCCCGTGCCCGATCTCGCCGCGGTGCGCATCCAGACCTTCGCCGTCACCATGATGGGCGGCTCGCTGTTCCGCACGGCGGTGAGCGCCGTGCCGTTCCTGCTGCCATTGCTGCTGCAGCTCGGCTTCGGGCTCGATCCCTTCCAGGCCGGCCTCTATGTGCTGGCGCTCTTCGCCGGCAATCTCGGCATGAAGCCGCTGACGAGCCTCGTGCTGCGGACCTTCGGCTTCCGCGCGACCCTGATCGGCAACGGCCTCGTCTTCGTCGCCACCATGGTCGGCTGCGCGATGCTGACGCCGGCGACGCCGCCCTGGATCATCGCGATCCTCTTCGTCGTTTCCGGCGCCGCGCGCTCGATGCAGTACACCGCCATCAATACGCTCGCCTTCGTCGACGTGCCGCAGGAGAAGATGGCCGGGGCGAACATGCTGTTCAGCCTCGTCCAGCAGATCACCTTCGGTCTCGGCATCGCGGTCGGCGCCGTCGTCCTGCGCTTCGCCGATGCCGTCGCCTCGCCGGGCTCGAGCGGGCTCATGCTGGTGGATTTCCGCTGGACTTTCCTCATCATCGGGGCGATCGGCCTCCTCGGCCTCTTTGACAGCCTTCGCCTGCCGCGCGACGCCGGCGCGCTGGTGAGCCGCCATCGCATGCCGGCGCCCGCGCCCCGCCGCCCTTGACGGGTGGCGAGGACAGACAATATCTCGCCCGCAATATCGGCCGGCCGGAAGGTCGTCGTCCACGAAGACTGCGCCCAGCCCCGGCTGCGACGCGAGGCCGGCCTCTTTGAGGCCTGGGCCGCTGCAAGGAGCACTCGTCCATGAACGTCGCCAATCGCGATCCCTTTCTCACCCATGACGTGAAGCTCGACCGGCTCGGCGAGGTCGCCGTCAAGGTCGGCCTCGGCCTCCAGCCCGGCCAGGAGCTCGTGATGACGGCGCCGATCGACGCGCTGCCGCTGGTGCGCCGCATCACGGAACACGCCTACAAGGCGGGCGCCTCGCTGGTGACGACCCTGTTCAGCGACGAGGAAGCGACGCTGATGCGCTTCCGCCATGCGCCGGACGGCAGCTTCGACGTCGCCTCCGGCTGGCTGTTCGAGGGCATGGCCAGCGCATTCCGCGGCGGCGCCGCCCGTCTCGCGATCGCCGGCGAGAACCCGTCGCTGCTGTCGGGGCAGGATCCCGACCGCGTCGCCCGCGCCAACCGCGCCCGCTCGCGCGCCTACCAGCCGGCGCTGGAGCTGATCGCCGGCTTCGACATCAACTGGACCATCGTCTCCTATGCCTCGCCGGCCTGGGCGAAGTCGGTGTTTCCGGACGAGAACGAGACGGTGGCGGTCGCGAAGCTCTGGGACGCGATCTTCTCCGCCTCGCGCGTCGACCGCGTCGATCCCGTGGCTGCGTGGGCCGAGCACAACCGCGCCCTGCATGCGCGCACCCGGCTGCTCAACGACAAGCGCTATCACGCGCTGCATTTCACGGGGCCGGGCACCGATCTCGTCGTCGGGCTCGCCGACGACCATGAATGGGAAGGCGGCGCCGGCACGGCCAAGAACGGCATCGTCTGCAATCCCAACATCCCTTCGGAAGAGGTGTTCACGACGCCGCACAAGGACCGTGTCTCGGGCACCGTCACCAGCACCAAGCCGCTCTCCTACCAGGGCACGCTGATCGACGAGATCAGCGTCCGCTTCGAGGAGGGCCGCATCGTCGAGGCGACGGCCCGCACCGGCGCGGACGTGCTGCGCAAGGTGCTGGAGACGGACGAGGGCGCGGCGCGGCTCGGCGAGGTGGCGCTCGTGCCGCACTCCTCCCCGATCTCGGCGAGCGGCCTTCTCTTCTACAACACGCTCTATGACGAGAACGCCGCCTGCCACATCGCGCTCGGACA
Encoded here:
- a CDS encoding carbohydrate ABC transporter permease translates to MTGSRGATLFALALLLPAILYILIIVAYPLVDTFTLSFTDASLRKTVKWVGWANYQKIFGGDFATIIVRTFVWTFFSVAIKMIIGTCGAVLLNALVPGRALFRVLTLPPWIVPMAIGIFMWGWMYNGQFGMISGVLQNVGLLDRPLAWLAYGGTAFWATIITDVWIGVPLVTLYLLAAIQSIPKDLYEAAWTDGAGRFYRFRRITLPLIVPALVTMSMLSLIATFNSFDIIWILTQGGPNGQTTTMIIDTYKTAIGSYKYGEGAARAVMICLFLSVFCFFYFRVVSKISTGEGK
- a CDS encoding Gfo/Idh/MocA family protein, which translates into the protein MKVGIVGLGYRLGYLARIFSASLPDFEVVGYVDPEPAGLSYTKQFDVPVGKNYETLEALLAGEKLDLLMVGSPNHLHLGHIRTGLDHGVKVFTEKPVVTSTEETMELAKLIAEHGSDNVMVGLVLRYAPLYVDLRKAQAEGLLGDIVSIEASEHIAPYHGAFFMRDWRRYEKYSGSFMLEKCCHDLDLYNGVMGVRPSRVASFGGKRSFVPKNAPEGLGINDTEVYHRKPSGWMGTDKVFDSDADIIDFQTAIVEYANGASMTFHTNLNVPDEFRRFCVIGAKGMAEGDFVRNFFRVHDARTSQKVIDTAYTGSELSVHYGADEQMARDIGAHMLNGAPLPVSVVNALEAGLLALAMDEARRTRQVVDMTETWKRFDAALAGGGN
- a CDS encoding MFS transporter, whose translation is MEKRRYPAPPMTSSASKSSLIAFLVAGAFFMENLDGTVIATALPAMAQSFGVQPVDLNIGMSAYMLALAIFIPASGWMADRFGARSVFASAVAVFTIASVLCAISTGVVSFTLSRILQGVGGAMMVPVGRLVVLNNTSKADLMRAIATLTWPALSAPIIGPPLGGFITTYASWHWIFILNVPIGIVALGLSFWLIPNDRSQTRPPFDWIGFLLTSLACAGLMYGLEVIGHSEQGMMIGGVSILASLVFGAAAWRHAGRHPHPVPDLAAVRIQTFAVTMMGGSLFRTAVSAVPFLLPLLLQLGFGLDPFQAGLYVLALFAGNLGMKPLTSLVLRTFGFRATLIGNGLVFVATMVGCAMLTPATPPWIIAILFVVSGAARSMQYTAINTLAFVDVPQEKMAGANMLFSLVQQITFGLGIAVGAVVLRFADAVASPGSSGLMLVDFRWTFLIIGAIGLLGLFDSLRLPRDAGALVSRHRMPAPAPRRP
- a CDS encoding aminopeptidase — its product is MNVANRDPFLTHDVKLDRLGEVAVKVGLGLQPGQELVMTAPIDALPLVRRITEHAYKAGASLVTTLFSDEEATLMRFRHAPDGSFDVASGWLFEGMASAFRGGAARLAIAGENPSLLSGQDPDRVARANRARSRAYQPALELIAGFDINWTIVSYASPAWAKSVFPDENETVAVAKLWDAIFSASRVDRVDPVAAWAEHNRALHARTRLLNDKRYHALHFTGPGTDLVVGLADDHEWEGGAGTAKNGIVCNPNIPSEEVFTTPHKDRVSGTVTSTKPLSYQGTLIDEISVRFEEGRIVEATARTGADVLRKVLETDEGAARLGEVALVPHSSPISASGLLFYNTLYDENAACHIALGQAYAKCIRGGDTMTADELAAKGANRSLIHIDWMIGSGEVDIDGLSENGAAEPIMRKGEWV